Proteins from one Methanococcus maripaludis C5 genomic window:
- a CDS encoding DUF192 domain-containing protein, which yields MSSKPLELNGKIYSVKLADNFIKRAFGLMFRDISEDEGLFFKYGNRKLHIHTFFMKYSIDVIFLKDETIVDVASNLIPWKTYNSKVKSNRMFEVKASGLNTELIGKKVKFN from the coding sequence ATGAGTTCAAAACCTCTAGAACTAAATGGTAAAATTTATTCTGTAAAACTTGCAGATAATTTTATAAAACGGGCATTCGGGCTCATGTTTAGAGATATTTCAGAAGATGAGGGATTATTCTTTAAATATGGAAATAGAAAACTACATATCCACACATTTTTTATGAAATATTCAATAGACGTGATTTTTTTAAAAGATGAAACAATTGTTGATGTTGCAAGCAACTTAATTCCGTGGAAAACCTATAATTCAAAAGTAAAATCAAATAGGATGTTTGAAGTTAAAGCTTCAGGTTTAAACACAGAATTAATCGGAAAAAAAGTTAAATTTAATTAA
- a CDS encoding DUF2121 domain-containing protein, protein MSVIIGYYGKNGAVIAGDSRNLLFKGIKSNREKLEELLYSGKIRTDEELMKKASEFDVNVYINDSEEKVRILGNLLCGEIKSIGKDSKRRRMYLSKEKCAVLDIENDQITNKSVKTGSGIVVFGNKYIKSLVESEIKKYIKDILKMSVKEIKNLFEKILEKTENATLSGKFEYYFVETYENNFEMAVEDDLNELFEYRKELSLKMVEMQKVMMIADKIVKIGDVGKIENGNLVLYDDFLAIDKICPEPTIYCEIEITGEFIEGDVITIDNESLKVKRTGNPVVVEKIICKK, encoded by the coding sequence TTGAGCGTTATTATCGGATACTATGGAAAAAACGGAGCCGTTATTGCAGGCGACAGTCGGAATTTACTGTTTAAAGGAATTAAAAGTAATAGAGAAAAGCTTGAAGAGCTTCTTTATTCGGGAAAAATTAGGACTGATGAAGAATTAATGAAAAAAGCTTCTGAATTTGATGTTAATGTATATATTAATGATTCCGAAGAAAAGGTTAGGATCTTAGGAAATTTACTATGTGGCGAAATCAAGTCCATTGGTAAAGACTCTAAAAGAAGACGAATGTACCTTTCGAAAGAAAAATGTGCAGTACTAGACATTGAAAATGATCAGATAACCAACAAATCAGTAAAAACAGGGTCGGGAATTGTTGTATTTGGAAATAAATACATAAAAAGTCTTGTTGAATCGGAAATTAAAAAATACATAAAAGATATTTTGAAAATGAGTGTAAAAGAAATTAAAAATTTATTTGAAAAAATACTGGAAAAAACAGAAAATGCAACCTTAAGCGGTAAGTTCGAATATTACTTTGTTGAAACCTACGAAAATAACTTTGAAATGGCCGTTGAAGATGATTTAAACGAACTCTTCGAGTATAGAAAAGAATTATCTTTAAAAATGGTTGAAATGCAGAAAGTAATGATGATTGCCGATAAAATTGTAAAAATAGGGGATGTCGGGAAAATTGAAAATGGAAACTTAGTTTTATACGATGACTTCCTCGCAATAGATAAAATATGTCCAGAACCCACAATATACTGTGAAATAGAAATTACTGGGGAGTTTATCGAAGGTGATGTTATAACAATTGATAATGAATCTTTAAAAGTAAAAAGAACTGGTAATCCAGTAGTGGTTGAAAAAATAATCTGTAAAAAATAA
- the nikR gene encoding nickel-responsive transcriptional regulator NikR, translated as MVDMDRISISLPTNLLAEFDEIIEERGYASRSEAIRDSIRDYLIKHKWIHSLEGDRAGTISIIYDHHSTDVMEKLTNIQHDYEKLIVATIHMHLDHDHCMEVVLVKGDASEIKELTDKLTSQKGVKQVKLTVMVPGGNIPQ; from the coding sequence ATGGTAGATATGGATAGAATAAGTATTTCATTACCTACAAATTTACTTGCAGAATTCGACGAAATAATCGAAGAAAGAGGATATGCAAGCAGAAGTGAGGCCATACGGGACTCTATCAGAGATTATCTGATAAAACATAAGTGGATTCACAGCCTTGAAGGGGATCGGGCTGGAACGATCAGTATTATTTATGATCACCATTCCACAGACGTAATGGAGAAATTAACAAACATACAGCACGATTATGAGAAATTAATCGTTGCAACAATCCATATGCACCTCGATCACGACCACTGTATGGAGGTGGTTCTCGTTAAAGGGGATGCATCAGAAATCAAAGAATTAACCGACAAACTTACGTCACAAAAGGGCGTAAAACAGGTAAAACTTACCGTAATGGTTCCTGGCGGAAACATTCCTCAATAA
- a CDS encoding DUF2798 domain-containing protein: MIIPKKYERVTFVLLMSGVMALAMSLVMTLVNRGFSLEVLAFWPNVFLIGYPIAFPTAYFLSPIVGKIMSKLVVR; the protein is encoded by the coding sequence ATGATAATCCCCAAAAAATACGAAAGAGTAACGTTTGTATTATTAATGTCTGGCGTAATGGCATTGGCAATGTCTTTAGTAATGACTTTGGTAAATCGAGGATTCAGTTTAGAAGTTTTAGCCTTTTGGCCAAATGTATTTTTAATTGGGTACCCTATAGCGTTTCCTACGGCATATTTTCTTTCCCCGATCGTTGGAAAAATTATGTCAAAACTAGTTGTCAGATGA